Proteins encoded together in one bacterium window:
- a CDS encoding aromatic amino acid ammonia-lyase: MSITVGGNRKLTVHDVVAVARNLEPVVLAPEALEKIKVCREFLNRKVAKKEVMYGVNTGIGELAEIVLNDEQTRDFQKYLVFNHAAGIGEPMPVEHVRAAMLARINVHSQGYSACRPEITMTYVEMLNKGVTPVVCNKGSVGACGDLAPMSQIALSLLGEGEAFYQGVRMPTANAMAKAGIAIPGLEVRDGLAAINGSNFICSVGSMQIHDMERWLKQAEIAAAMSLEALLANMKPYDARIHSLRGFQGAMTSADNLRKIMKGSDLTTGKMKVKVQDAYSMRSTPQVIGAARDQLRWTREQFEIELNGIGDNPIFVAGDDTVLSGANFQGCPMSLPLDSLDAAITMVCVLSERRLNRLLHPALSVGLPAFLTKGAGMFSGHMLSQYTADMLIVEQRILSAPASIQSIPAAADQEDFVSMGWNTALKTMQIIDNAYGILGIEFIAAAQALDFREFTPGLGTMAAKKAVRNVVNHLDIDRPLFPDHNAMK, translated from the coding sequence ATGTCCATAACCGTCGGCGGAAACCGTAAACTTACCGTACACGATGTCGTTGCGGTCGCTCGCAATCTCGAACCGGTCGTACTCGCCCCCGAAGCTCTCGAAAAAATCAAAGTCTGCCGCGAATTTCTGAATCGTAAAGTCGCCAAAAAAGAAGTGATGTACGGTGTCAATACCGGAATCGGTGAATTGGCAGAAATCGTATTGAACGACGAACAGACCCGCGACTTCCAAAAGTATCTCGTCTTTAATCATGCCGCGGGAATCGGCGAACCGATGCCGGTCGAACATGTCCGCGCGGCGATGCTTGCCCGCATCAACGTTCATTCACAGGGTTACTCCGCGTGTCGTCCCGAAATCACGATGACCTATGTCGAAATGCTGAACAAAGGCGTGACGCCGGTCGTCTGCAATAAGGGAAGCGTCGGCGCTTGCGGCGACCTCGCACCGATGTCCCAGATTGCGCTCTCGTTGCTCGGCGAAGGGGAAGCGTTTTATCAGGGCGTGCGGATGCCGACGGCAAATGCGATGGCGAAAGCCGGGATCGCGATTCCCGGGCTTGAAGTGCGCGACGGGTTAGCGGCAATTAACGGCAGTAATTTTATCTGCTCGGTCGGATCGATGCAGATACACGATATGGAACGCTGGCTCAAACAAGCGGAAATCGCCGCCGCAATGTCGCTCGAAGCGTTGCTCGCGAATATGAAGCCGTACGATGCGCGCATTCATTCCCTCCGTGGTTTCCAAGGGGCGATGACGAGCGCGGACAATCTGCGGAAGATAATGAAGGGCTCCGACCTCACCACCGGCAAGATGAAGGTGAAAGTGCAGGATGCCTATAGCATGCGTTCGACTCCGCAGGTAATCGGTGCCGCCCGCGATCAATTACGATGGACCCGCGAACAATTTGAGATCGAATTGAATGGCATCGGCGATAACCCGATTTTTGTCGCCGGAGACGATACTGTATTGTCCGGCGCGAATTTCCAAGGTTGTCCGATGAGTCTTCCGCTCGACTCGCTCGACGCCGCCATTACTATGGTGTGTGTATTGTCCGAGCGACGGCTCAACCGACTGCTCCACCCGGCACTTAGCGTTGGTCTCCCCGCGTTTCTAACGAAGGGAGCGGGCATGTTCTCCGGGCACATGCTCAGTCAGTATACCGCCGATATGCTCATTGTCGAACAACGGATTCTTTCGGCGCCGGCAAGCATTCAGTCGATTCCCGCTGCCGCTGATCAGGAAGATTTCGTCAGTATGGGTTGGAATACCGCGCTCAAAACGATGCAGATTATCGACAATGCCTATGGCATTCTCGGGATCGAATTCATCGCGGCCGCACAGGCGCTCGACTTCCGCGAATTTACGCCGGGGCTTGGCACCATGGCGGCAAAGAAAGCGGTTCGCAACGTGGTGAATCATCTCGATATCGACCGTCCGTTGTTCCCGGATCATAACGCGATGAAGG